One region of Chryseobacterium sp. SORGH_AS_0447 genomic DNA includes:
- a CDS encoding SMP-30/gluconolactonase/LRE family protein translates to MKNVLKAGSIGLVLVLLNCKSVNTSNMFYEDKKPEKISDQFKFTEGPASDKEGNVYFTDQPNDKIYYWDWKINKVIEFMDKTGRANGTHFDKDGNLITCSDHKGEIWKISKDKKVEVMLTHFEGKRLNGPNDVWNDKFGGMYFTDPLYERDYWVDFKHETPHKSLYYRSKEGNVTKIETFTQPNGIIGSHKFNKLYVSDIDAGKTYVYEILGEGKLSEKKLFCEMGSDGMTIDKHGNVYLTGEGVHVFNKEGKKIHHIPIDEDWTGNVTFGGKDNDVLFITASKSVYILPTKVKGTH, encoded by the coding sequence ATGAAAAATGTCTTGAAAGCCGGCTCTATTGGTTTGGTTTTAGTATTACTGAACTGCAAATCAGTAAATACAAGTAATATGTTTTATGAGGATAAAAAGCCGGAAAAAATTTCGGACCAGTTTAAGTTTACGGAAGGGCCTGCTTCGGATAAAGAAGGGAATGTCTATTTTACCGATCAGCCGAATGATAAAATTTATTATTGGGACTGGAAAATCAATAAGGTTATTGAGTTCATGGATAAGACGGGAAGGGCCAACGGAACACACTTCGATAAGGATGGCAACCTGATTACCTGCTCCGATCATAAAGGAGAAATCTGGAAAATTTCCAAAGATAAAAAAGTGGAAGTGATGCTTACCCATTTCGAAGGCAAAAGGCTGAACGGCCCGAATGATGTTTGGAATGATAAATTCGGGGGAATGTATTTTACCGATCCTTTGTATGAAAGGGATTACTGGGTAGATTTCAAACACGAAACCCCTCATAAGAGCCTTTATTACAGAAGCAAAGAAGGAAATGTAACCAAAATCGAAACTTTTACCCAACCCAACGGAATTATCGGAAGCCATAAATTCAACAAGCTGTATGTTTCCGATATCGATGCCGGGAAAACCTATGTTTATGAAATTTTAGGAGAAGGAAAACTGTCGGAAAAAAAGCTGTTCTGCGAAATGGGATCGGACGGTATGACGATAGACAAGCACGGAAACGTATATCTTACGGGTGAAGGTGTTCACGTTTTCAATAAGGAAGGGAAGAAGATCCATCATATTCCTATTGACGAGGATTGGACGGGTAATGTAACTTTCGGAGGAAAAGACAATGATGTATTGTTTATTACGGCAAGTAAATCTGTCTATATCTTACCGACAAAAGTGAAAGGTACCCACTAA
- a CDS encoding DEAD/DEAH box helicase → MELESIYQKLQIQDMNQMQKSTYKTTENNQDVVLLSPTGSGKTLAFLFPVLRNLKKNTPGIQTLILIPSRELGLQIEQVFKSMGTDFKVSVCYGGHNKKIEVNNLIQAPAVLIGTPGRIVYHIRNNNFDPSTIKTLVLDEFDKALELGFHKDMEFISHSLKNVSQRILTSATAMDEIPEFTGLKNEKVVDFLKLAEARPDIQLKKVMTISEEKLDTLFNLICKIGNKRTLIFCNHREAVDRISELLREKGIDRETFHGGMEQDERERALLKFKNDSSRILITTDLASRGLDVPEVESIVHYQLPYKEDAFIHRNGRTARMNAKGFAYLIMTAEENFPFIKNDTPEETVAGFTKVPEKPYFQTVYISAGKKDKVNKVDIVGYLMKKGELQKEELGLIEVKDTTSYVAVSRIKVNALLKKLANEKLKGKKVKMEVAY, encoded by the coding sequence ATGGAATTAGAATCAATTTATCAAAAACTGCAGATTCAGGACATGAATCAGATGCAGAAATCTACTTATAAAACGACGGAAAATAATCAGGATGTCGTGCTGCTTTCTCCCACAGGTTCAGGGAAAACGCTGGCATTTCTATTTCCTGTTCTCAGAAATCTGAAGAAGAATACGCCCGGAATTCAGACTTTGATCTTAATTCCTTCAAGAGAATTGGGATTACAGATCGAGCAGGTTTTCAAATCGATGGGAACCGATTTTAAAGTTTCGGTCTGCTACGGCGGTCACAATAAAAAGATTGAAGTGAATAATTTGATTCAGGCTCCGGCAGTTTTAATCGGAACTCCCGGAAGAATTGTCTACCATATAAGAAATAATAATTTCGATCCTTCAACGATTAAGACATTGGTATTGGATGAATTCGACAAGGCGCTCGAACTGGGTTTTCATAAAGATATGGAATTTATTTCCCATTCTTTAAAAAATGTTTCACAGAGAATCCTGACTTCCGCAACAGCAATGGATGAAATTCCTGAGTTTACAGGTCTGAAAAATGAAAAAGTGGTTGATTTTTTAAAGTTGGCCGAAGCAAGACCTGATATTCAGTTAAAAAAAGTAATGACGATTTCCGAAGAAAAATTAGATACGCTGTTTAATCTGATCTGTAAGATCGGCAACAAAAGAACATTGATTTTTTGTAATCACAGAGAAGCGGTTGACCGTATTTCTGAACTTCTGCGTGAAAAAGGAATCGACAGAGAAACTTTCCACGGCGGAATGGAGCAGGACGAAAGAGAACGTGCTTTGCTGAAATTTAAAAATGATTCGTCAAGGATTTTAATTACCACCGATCTGGCCTCAAGAGGACTGGACGTTCCTGAGGTTGAATCGATTGTACATTATCAATTGCCGTATAAGGAAGATGCTTTTATTCATCGGAACGGCCGTACTGCGAGGATGAATGCCAAAGGTTTTGCCTATCTGATCATGACTGCGGAAGAAAATTTCCCTTTCATTAAAAATGATACGCCGGAGGAAACTGTTGCAGGATTTACGAAAGTTCCGGAAAAACCGTATTTCCAGACCGTTTACATCAGTGCCGGGAAAAAAGACAAGGTGAATAAGGTGGATATTGTAGGCTATTTAATGAAAAAAGGTGAACTTCAAAAAGAAGAACTTGGTTTGATCGAAGTAAAAGATACCACTTCCTATGTTGCTGTTTCCAGGATTAAAGTCAATGCCCTGTTGAAAAAGCTTGCCAACGAAAAGCTGAAAGGCAAAAAAGTGAAAATGGAAGTAGCTTACTAA
- a CDS encoding site-specific DNA-methyltransferase: protein MNQKDDFIKSGFQLLETENSDSKLLAFLKENYPGVISDNELNLNELKAILNLLVDEKVNGYGLNFVGRNVARAKYAQPTEKEVKINKELSKNFEATKNMVLKGDNLDSLKILKHYYTDKIKCIYIDPPYNTANDNFIYPDKFDREEAEVLGLANISEIELERMEFSFKNKKSHNGWLSFMYPRLLLARDLLSKDGVIFISIDDNEQANLKLLCDEVFGEENFIECLKWKRKKQPSFLAKHTAKVMEYILVYSKNFNNLEKLSIERISDSTKKIINLTNPYSERIFSKGVIVKLGDNGVISKGVYIIKTMKIEYMDDIEFKDGKTIKDIKVKAQFSVSQEKIDEYIKEGLLFITVNKGLRRDINNNEKKKKKSITDLLLDWGDNQDSDNEMKRLFNENYFEYSKPVKLISNIIKSVNDKYFTILDFFAGSGTTGHAVMQLNAEDGGNRKFILCQIDEPISKEKPAYQFCVENNLPPVISSITVERLKRGGDKIATQIAEENSKDGLFQGVEKQIPDVGFKTFDSIDAPKLILENEQVSIKFEQDDDSLSRIYNMIFSVGIDDPTYQVECIKKDCIYKTGDNHYIINSEKVNKDEFSAILRKGKIFIDGWSANINTTLQNYKEDVKIVF from the coding sequence ATGAACCAAAAAGACGATTTTATAAAATCAGGATTTCAGCTACTGGAAACTGAAAATAGTGATAGTAAACTGCTTGCTTTCTTAAAAGAAAATTATCCAGGTGTAATTTCTGACAATGAGTTAAATCTAAACGAATTAAAAGCAATTCTGAATTTACTGGTTGATGAAAAAGTAAATGGCTACGGATTGAATTTTGTCGGGAGAAATGTGGCAAGAGCTAAGTATGCTCAACCTACAGAAAAAGAAGTCAAGATTAATAAAGAACTTTCCAAAAACTTTGAGGCCACAAAAAATATGGTTTTAAAAGGCGATAATCTGGACAGCCTCAAAATTTTAAAGCATTATTATACGGATAAAATAAAATGTATTTATATTGATCCGCCATATAATACCGCCAACGATAATTTTATATATCCTGATAAATTCGACAGAGAAGAAGCCGAAGTGCTAGGTCTGGCAAATATCAGTGAAATTGAGCTTGAGCGGATGGAATTTTCTTTTAAAAACAAAAAGTCACACAACGGCTGGCTGAGTTTTATGTATCCAAGGCTTTTACTGGCAAGAGACTTACTAAGCAAAGACGGCGTTATTTTTATAAGTATTGATGATAATGAACAGGCAAATCTGAAACTGCTTTGTGATGAGGTTTTTGGGGAGGAGAATTTTATAGAATGTTTAAAATGGAAAAGAAAAAAGCAGCCTTCATTTTTAGCTAAACATACAGCAAAAGTTATGGAATATATTTTAGTTTATTCTAAAAACTTTAATAATTTAGAAAAGTTGTCTATCGAAAGAATTTCCGACTCAACTAAAAAAATTATAAATCTTACAAATCCGTATTCTGAAAGAATATTTTCAAAAGGCGTTATTGTTAAATTGGGTGATAATGGAGTTATTTCAAAAGGAGTTTATATAATCAAGACAATGAAAATTGAATATATGGATGATATTGAATTTAAAGATGGTAAAACTATAAAAGATATCAAAGTTAAGGCCCAATTTTCTGTTTCACAAGAAAAAATTGATGAATATATAAAAGAGGGATTACTCTTTATAACTGTAAATAAAGGATTAAGACGAGATATAAATAATAATGAAAAGAAAAAAAAGAAATCAATAACAGATTTATTACTTGATTGGGGAGATAACCAAGATAGTGATAATGAAATGAAAAGATTGTTTAACGAGAATTATTTTGAATATAGCAAACCTGTAAAGTTAATTTCAAACATAATAAAATCAGTTAATGATAAATATTTTACAATCCTCGACTTCTTCGCCGGTTCCGGAACTACAGGCCATGCCGTCATGCAACTCAATGCTGAAGATGGTGGAAACAGAAAGTTTATCCTTTGTCAGATCGATGAACCGATAAGCAAAGAAAAACCGGCTTATCAGTTTTGTGTGGAAAATAATCTACCCCCTGTTATTTCCTCAATTACTGTAGAGCGTCTAAAAAGGGGCGGTGACAAAATTGCAACACAGATTGCAGAAGAGAACTCTAAGGACGGATTGTTTCAAGGCGTTGAAAAACAAATTCCTGATGTCGGTTTTAAAACCTTTGATAGTATTGATGCTCCAAAACTGATTCTGGAAAATGAGCAGGTTTCCATTAAATTTGAACAGGATGATGATTCACTCTCCCGTATCTACAACATGATTTTTTCGGTAGGAATAGATGACCCGACTTATCAGGTAGAGTGTATAAAGAAAGATTGTATTTATAAAACCGGAGATAATCACTATATAATTAATTCGGAAAAAGTAAATAAAGATGAGTTCTCTGCTATTTTGAGAAAAGGTAAAATTTTTATTGATGGCTGGTCAGCAAATATCAATACCACATTGCAGAATTATAAAGAAGATGTAAAAATTGTTTTTTAA
- a CDS encoding DEAD/DEAH box helicase family protein: MKTQFQYEIQSYQEDCIANIISIFEDLNQNQSLENVMKSHHKKQNYPFPIRDNRNIDVMMETGTGKTFTFIKTIFELNRNFGYKKFIILIPTVPIREGTKTNLEDTREYFKAHYANEREKEIETFVYEGGNISAVKRFIGTSHLSALIMTPSSFNSRENILNRPLESEIYAPSLFEENQEPPTSYLECLKRLHPIVIMDEPHRFEGDAFKKYFEGFGNYCLRFGATFPKKKESLPLSNVAYVLDSISSFRQNLVKKIVVYTQDVVENTDTLLGIENRKAIVNTLINGIFAKRTLGIGGIFNGKIIRRINKDSIVLANDTVEKVDYSLSDESLRAMIGETIKIHFEKEEILFKKGIKSLTLFFIKSDVSLFRGNHPKIKTMFEEEYLSRYKQIYKRLTDGDPYKDFLSRDFDEDGNLQVHKGYFSGDKGNSDAKIKSGVDEILRDKKKLLSFDSPTRFIFSIWALQEGWDNPNVFTICKLSNQGSEISRLQQIGRGLRICVDQDLKRNTIKKLEDNQEEFWQVNNLDVVVSNKEQGFVEAIQNEILSNSFFISEQQFTEVELIKIIKEKSGLDDDRVVALVDDVLKEQKMIVRKAIVDGQKIYEKSPEYSSILKSQELPKEQIRILENLFAFDAKEFVSKGEYKKEKKKVFIKARYLQDFKNLWNSISKNADYVLDALSEEAENQLVENIKNEIERLTIYGIVLETRRTELSIEKLNQTDAISETVTDTVSYQSKINYLELVRTLSNNTKTPISFVVKIFNALSPDFKRKMLHNNPAQAQKEMNEIIRKNLISMLKANIKYEGISGKILPNVFKTENGRTYFDKGSIGKFQKQIEKDFFLREKWVFEEVIEFDSEFEINIIEQDPNIESIEIFGKLPKLEINTPLGKYNPDFCYAIKSTEGNKIFLVVESKGYDTMTTVSESEKAKISFAKQYFLALNDHYKDKNIKILFKERLNTTQLSSLIKNQI, encoded by the coding sequence ATGAAAACACAATTCCAATATGAAATACAATCGTACCAGGAAGATTGTATTGCCAATATAATCAGCATTTTTGAAGATTTGAATCAAAACCAATCTTTAGAAAATGTAATGAAATCTCATCATAAAAAACAAAATTATCCCTTTCCTATACGGGATAACAGAAATATAGATGTGATGATGGAAACCGGTACCGGTAAAACCTTCACTTTCATCAAAACTATATTTGAACTTAACAGGAACTTCGGTTATAAGAAGTTTATTATTCTGATTCCCACTGTTCCTATCAGGGAAGGAACTAAAACCAATCTGGAAGACACCAGAGAATACTTCAAAGCCCATTATGCCAATGAACGTGAGAAAGAGATCGAAACTTTCGTGTATGAAGGAGGAAATATTTCTGCAGTAAAACGCTTTATCGGGACTTCTCATTTGTCTGCTCTGATCATGACTCCCAGTTCATTCAACAGTAGGGAAAATATTCTCAATCGCCCTTTGGAAAGTGAAATATATGCCCCCAGCCTTTTCGAAGAAAATCAGGAGCCTCCAACATCTTATCTGGAATGCCTGAAACGATTACATCCTATTGTAATTATGGATGAACCGCACCGTTTTGAGGGGGATGCTTTTAAAAAATACTTTGAAGGTTTCGGTAATTATTGCTTGCGTTTTGGCGCCACATTTCCTAAAAAGAAAGAAAGCCTTCCTCTTTCCAACGTGGCTTATGTTTTAGACAGTATTTCCTCTTTCCGTCAGAATCTGGTAAAGAAAATCGTAGTGTATACGCAGGACGTGGTAGAAAATACGGATACTTTATTGGGGATCGAAAACAGGAAAGCAATCGTGAATACGCTGATAAACGGAATTTTTGCGAAGAGAACTTTGGGAATCGGCGGAATTTTCAACGGAAAAATCATTAGGAGAATAAATAAAGACAGCATTGTTTTAGCGAATGATACGGTAGAAAAAGTGGATTATTCGCTATCGGATGAATCTTTGAGAGCCATGATTGGGGAAACTATCAAAATCCATTTCGAGAAGGAGGAGATATTATTTAAAAAAGGTATCAAATCTTTAACACTGTTTTTTATAAAAAGCGATGTCTCTTTATTCCGTGGAAATCATCCAAAAATCAAAACCATGTTTGAGGAAGAATACTTGAGCCGATACAAGCAAATTTATAAGAGATTGACAGATGGTGATCCATACAAGGATTTTTTATCCAGGGATTTTGACGAAGATGGAAATTTACAGGTTCATAAAGGTTATTTTTCAGGTGATAAAGGAAATTCGGATGCCAAGATAAAATCGGGTGTTGACGAAATTCTAAGAGACAAAAAGAAACTGCTTTCGTTTGATAGCCCGACCCGTTTTATTTTTTCCATCTGGGCACTGCAGGAAGGCTGGGATAATCCGAATGTTTTTACGATTTGCAAGCTTTCCAATCAGGGAAGTGAGATTTCCAGGCTGCAGCAGATCGGACGTGGTTTAAGGATATGTGTAGATCAGGATTTGAAAAGAAATACCATTAAGAAACTGGAAGACAACCAGGAAGAATTTTGGCAGGTCAATAACCTTGATGTTGTAGTCTCCAATAAAGAGCAGGGATTTGTAGAAGCAATTCAGAATGAGATTCTGAGCAATTCGTTTTTCATTTCCGAGCAGCAGTTTACAGAAGTGGAATTGATTAAGATCATCAAAGAAAAATCAGGATTGGATGATGATAGGGTTGTTGCTTTGGTAGATGATGTTTTGAAGGAACAGAAAATGATTGTTCGGAAAGCAATTGTAGACGGACAAAAAATATACGAAAAGTCACCCGAATATTCGTCCATTCTGAAGTCTCAAGAGTTACCCAAAGAACAGATACGTATTCTGGAAAATCTTTTTGCCTTTGATGCAAAAGAGTTCGTCAGTAAAGGAGAATATAAAAAAGAAAAGAAGAAAGTTTTCATTAAAGCCAGATATTTGCAGGATTTTAAGAATCTTTGGAATAGCATCAGTAAAAATGCAGATTATGTTCTTGATGCTTTGAGTGAAGAAGCCGAAAACCAATTGGTTGAGAATATTAAAAACGAAATTGAAAGATTAACCATTTACGGGATAGTCCTTGAAACAAGACGTACTGAATTAAGTATTGAAAAGCTTAATCAGACAGATGCTATAAGCGAAACCGTTACCGATACTGTTTCTTACCAAAGCAAAATCAACTATCTCGAATTGGTCCGCACTTTATCCAACAATACCAAAACACCAATTTCTTTTGTAGTAAAAATATTCAATGCTTTAAGCCCGGATTTTAAACGGAAAATGCTTCATAATAATCCTGCGCAGGCTCAGAAAGAAATGAATGAAATCATCCGTAAAAATTTGATATCCATGCTGAAAGCCAATATTAAATATGAAGGAATCAGTGGGAAGATCTTGCCAAATGTTTTTAAAACCGAAAATGGAAGGACGTATTTTGATAAAGGAAGTATTGGGAAGTTTCAAAAACAGATTGAAAAAGACTTTTTCCTGAGGGAGAAGTGGGTTTTTGAGGAGGTTATTGAATTTGACAGCGAATTCGAAATTAATATCATAGAACAGGATCCCAATATCGAAAGTATTGAGATTTTCGGAAAATTACCTAAGCTTGAAATTAATACGCCGCTCGGAAAATATAATCCGGATTTTTGTTATGCGATAAAAAGTACGGAAGGAAATAAGATTTTTCTGGTGGTAGAAAGCAAAGGCTACGATACCATGACAACGGTTTCTGAAAGTGAAAAAGCAAAAATAAGCTTTGCTAAACAGTACTTCCTGGCTCTTAATGATCATTATAAAGATAAAAACATTAAGATCCTTTTTAAGGAACGTCTCAATACCACGCAGCTTTCATCATTAATTAAAAATCAAATATAA